From a region of the Mycobacteroides saopaulense genome:
- a CDS encoding cell division protein SepF, with the protein MSTLHKVKAYFGMAPMDDYDDEYYDDVDAPAPRRAPVEDRRYPRRGDRFADDADYGYDEPGYRPGAPSGYADEDRFRAPREFDRPAPRLGSLRGSAPTRGALAMDPRRAAIFEEGSPLSKITTLRPKDYSEARTIGERFRDGTPVIMDLVSMDNADAKRVVDFAAGLAFALRGSFDKVATKVFLLSPADIDVSAEERRRIAESGFYSYQ; encoded by the coding sequence ATGAGCACGCTGCACAAGGTCAAGGCCTACTTCGGCATGGCTCCCATGGACGACTACGACGACGAGTACTACGACGATGTCGACGCCCCCGCGCCCCGTCGCGCGCCCGTCGAGGATCGCCGTTACCCGCGTCGTGGCGATCGGTTCGCCGACGATGCCGACTACGGCTACGACGAGCCCGGCTACCGTCCGGGTGCCCCGAGCGGTTACGCGGACGAGGACCGCTTCCGCGCTCCCCGTGAATTCGACCGTCCGGCACCGCGTTTGGGTTCGCTGCGAGGCAGTGCCCCGACTCGTGGGGCGCTGGCCATGGATCCGCGCCGTGCCGCGATTTTCGAGGAGGGCAGCCCGCTGTCGAAGATCACCACGCTGCGTCCCAAGGACTACAGCGAGGCCCGCACCATCGGTGAGCGCTTTCGGGACGGCACCCCGGTGATCATGGACCTGGTGTCGATGGACAACGCCGACGCCAAGCGCGTCGTGGATTTCGCCGCCGGACTCGCATTCGCGCTGCGCGGTTCGTTCGACAAGGTGGCGACCAAGGTCTTCCTGCTATCTCCGGCCGATATCGACGTCAGCGCCGAGGAGCGCCGTCGGATCGCCGAGAGTGGTTTCTACTCCTACCAGTAA
- the murC gene encoding UDP-N-acetylmuramate--L-alanine ligase — MNVGPLPEHLRRVHMVGIGGAGMSGIARILLDRGAQVSGSDAKESRGVLALRARGALVNVGHDGGALDLLPGGPTVVVTTHAAIPKTNPELVEANRRGIPVLLRPVVLADLMAGYRTLMVTGTHGKTSTTSMLIVALQHCEYDPSFAVGGELNEAGTNAHHGSGNVFVAEADESDGSLLQYRPDLIIVTNIEADHLDHFGSVEAYTAVFDEFAETLGPEGVLVVCLDDPGAAALARRAHERGILVRGYGSVEQAEAGDVPVAGWLRDWQFKDTGATAQIQLTGETTPRTMRLAVPGRHMALNALAAVVAAKEIGASVDDVLDGLAGFEGVRRRFELVGSVESVRVFDDYAHHPTEVRTVLQAVSGIVAQQGHGRSVVVFQPHLYSRTAAFATEFAEALSIADLVFVLDVYGAREAPLPGVSGALIAEQISTVPVHYLPDLSTVADKVAAATAPGDLVITMGAGDVTLQGKEIVRALRARANDWPPPRNGQ; from the coding sequence ATGAACGTTGGTCCACTGCCGGAGCACCTGCGTCGTGTGCACATGGTGGGCATCGGTGGCGCCGGAATGTCCGGTATCGCCAGGATTCTGCTTGACAGGGGAGCGCAGGTATCGGGCTCCGATGCCAAGGAGTCCCGTGGGGTGTTGGCACTGCGCGCCCGCGGCGCCCTCGTCAACGTCGGACATGACGGTGGCGCCCTGGACCTGCTGCCCGGTGGTCCCACGGTGGTCGTCACCACCCATGCCGCCATACCCAAGACGAATCCCGAACTGGTGGAAGCGAACCGGCGGGGGATACCGGTGCTGCTGCGTCCGGTGGTGCTGGCGGACCTGATGGCCGGATATCGCACGCTGATGGTGACCGGAACACACGGCAAGACCAGCACCACCTCCATGCTCATCGTGGCACTGCAGCATTGCGAATACGATCCGTCCTTCGCCGTCGGCGGTGAGCTCAACGAGGCCGGTACCAACGCCCACCATGGCAGTGGGAATGTGTTCGTGGCCGAGGCGGACGAGAGCGATGGCTCTCTGCTGCAATACCGGCCCGACCTGATCATCGTCACGAACATCGAGGCCGACCACCTGGACCATTTCGGCAGCGTCGAGGCGTACACCGCGGTGTTCGATGAGTTCGCCGAAACTCTTGGGCCCGAGGGAGTCCTGGTGGTGTGCCTGGACGACCCGGGTGCTGCCGCGTTGGCGCGCCGGGCACACGAGCGCGGAATCCTGGTACGTGGATACGGCAGCGTCGAGCAGGCTGAGGCCGGGGATGTCCCCGTGGCGGGGTGGCTGCGGGATTGGCAGTTCAAGGACACCGGAGCCACCGCCCAGATCCAGCTGACAGGGGAGACCACACCGCGGACCATGCGGCTGGCGGTGCCCGGTCGGCACATGGCCCTGAATGCCTTGGCCGCGGTGGTGGCGGCCAAGGAGATCGGGGCATCCGTCGATGACGTGCTCGACGGGTTGGCCGGATTCGAGGGTGTGCGCCGCCGATTCGAGCTGGTCGGGTCGGTCGAGTCGGTGCGGGTGTTCGATGACTACGCACATCACCCCACCGAGGTGCGCACGGTGCTGCAGGCGGTCTCCGGGATCGTCGCGCAGCAGGGACACGGCCGTTCCGTCGTGGTTTTTCAGCCTCACTTGTATTCCCGCACAGCAGCTTTCGCGACAGAGTTTGCCGAGGCGCTGAGCATCGCCGATCTGGTGTTCGTGCTCGACGTCTACGGGGCGCGGGAAGCACCGCTGCCCGGTGTCAGCGGTGCGCTGATCGCCGAACAGATCTCCACGGTTCCGGTGCATTACCTGCCCGATCTGTCGACGGTGGCCGACAAGGTCGCCGCAGCCACCGCACCCGGCGACCTGGTGATCACCATGGGCGCGGGCGATGTCACGTTGCAGGGCAAGGAGATCGTGCGCGCACTGCGCGCTCGCGCCAATGACTGGCCACCACCCAGGAACGGCCAATGA
- the wag31 gene encoding DivIVA-like cell division protein Wag31 produces the protein MPLTPADVHNVAFSKPPIGKRGYNEDEVDAFLDLVENELARLIEENSDLRQRVQELDQELAEARKGGGAAPAYEAPKPEKKPEPAKPEPTPAPVVAAAPAGASTEEHHVRAAKILGLAQDTADRLTGNAKSESEKMLADARANADQIVSEARATADKTVTEARTKAEALLSDAQTRSETQLRQAQEKADALQSDAERKHSEIMGTINQQRTVLEGRLEQLRTFEREYRTRLKTYLESQLEELGQRGSAAPVDAGASNENASKEAGFGQFNRGNNY, from the coding sequence ATGCCGCTTACACCAGCTGATGTACACAACGTCGCGTTCAGTAAGCCACCCATCGGTAAGCGTGGATACAACGAGGACGAAGTTGATGCGTTCCTCGACTTGGTGGAGAACGAGCTGGCCCGCCTGATCGAGGAGAACTCGGATCTGCGTCAGCGGGTTCAGGAGCTGGACCAGGAGCTGGCCGAGGCCCGCAAGGGCGGCGGCGCGGCCCCCGCCTACGAGGCCCCCAAGCCCGAGAAGAAGCCCGAGCCCGCTAAGCCGGAGCCGACACCGGCACCCGTGGTGGCGGCTGCTCCGGCCGGTGCGTCGACCGAGGAACACCACGTGCGCGCGGCCAAGATCCTGGGCCTGGCACAGGACACCGCGGACCGTCTCACCGGGAACGCCAAGTCCGAGTCGGAAAAGATGCTCGCCGATGCTCGCGCAAATGCGGACCAGATTGTCAGCGAGGCACGCGCCACCGCCGACAAGACGGTCACCGAGGCACGGACCAAGGCCGAGGCGCTACTCTCGGATGCCCAGACCCGTTCCGAGACCCAGCTGCGCCAGGCGCAGGAGAAGGCCGATGCCCTGCAATCCGATGCCGAGCGCAAGCACTCGGAGATCATGGGCACCATCAACCAGCAGCGCACGGTGCTGGAGGGGCGTCTGGAGCAGTTGCGTACATTCGAGCGTGAGTACCGCACCCGGCTCAAGACCTACCTCGAGTCTCAGCTCGAGGAGCTTGGCCAGCGCGGTTCCGCCGCGCCCGTCGATGCGGGGGCTTCGAACGAAAACGCATCCAAGGAAGCCGGTTTCGGCCAGTTCAACCGTGGGAACAACTACTGA
- a CDS encoding YggS family pyridoxal phosphate-dependent enzyme yields the protein MTRAEELSAALSSVRERIRAAAAAADRDPEHIQLLPVTKFFPAGDVEELYRLGCRAFGESRDQEAAAKVAEVGHGDIQWHMVGNLQRNKAKSVAHWAHSVHSVDNARLVSALDRARGAGERSEPLQVFLQVSLDGDTARGGLPVTDTDGVDELCAQVVASEHLELAGLMALPPREADPDQAFRRLQQEHERVRQRYPQADRLSAGMSNDLETAIKYGSTCVRVGTALMGQRPLTSR from the coding sequence ATGACGCGTGCCGAGGAATTGAGTGCGGCATTGTCCTCAGTGCGGGAACGGATCCGTGCCGCCGCGGCCGCTGCCGATCGGGACCCGGAACACATCCAATTGCTGCCGGTCACCAAGTTCTTTCCGGCCGGCGATGTCGAGGAGCTGTACCGGTTGGGGTGTCGCGCGTTCGGGGAATCCAGGGACCAGGAGGCGGCGGCGAAGGTGGCAGAGGTCGGTCACGGCGACATTCAGTGGCACATGGTGGGAAATCTGCAGCGCAACAAGGCGAAATCGGTTGCCCACTGGGCTCATTCGGTGCATTCGGTGGACAACGCGCGGTTGGTGTCTGCGTTGGACAGGGCGCGCGGGGCAGGGGAGAGGTCGGAGCCGTTGCAGGTGTTCCTGCAGGTCAGCCTGGACGGCGACACCGCACGGGGCGGGCTGCCCGTCACGGATACCGACGGGGTCGACGAGCTGTGCGCACAGGTTGTCGCCAGCGAGCATCTCGAGCTTGCCGGTCTGATGGCTCTGCCTCCTCGAGAGGCCGATCCCGACCAGGCGTTTCGTCGGCTCCAGCAAGAACACGAACGCGTTCGGCAGCGCTATCCGCAGGCCGATCGCTTATCGGCGGGAATGTCCAACGACCTGGAGACCGCCATTAAATATGGGTCCACTTGTGTGCGTGTCGGAACGGCGTTGATGGGGCAACGACCGCTAACGTCACGGTAG
- the ftsZ gene encoding cell division protein FtsZ yields MTPPHNYLAVIKVVGIGGGGVNAVNRMIEHGLKGVEFIAINTDAQALLMSDADVKLDVGRDSTRGLGAGADPDVGRKAAEDAKDEIEELLKGADMVFVTAGEGGGTGTGGAPVVASIARKLGALTIGVVTRPFSFEGKRRSGQAELGIGSLRESCDTLIVIPNDRLLQMGDAAVSLMDAFRSADEVLLNGVQGITDLITTPGLINVDFADVKSVMSGAGSALMGIGSSRGDGRALKAAETAINSPLLEASMEGAQGVLMSIAGGSDLGLFEINEAASLVQESAHPEANIIFGTVIDDSLGDEVRVTVIAAGFDAGGPSRKPITPGGAAAPGTVAPGKAGEVNGSRTNGTSIFDTIDAQSLPRDTNGSTVTLGGGDEDDVDVPPFMRR; encoded by the coding sequence ATGACGCCTCCACACAACTACCTCGCGGTGATCAAGGTCGTCGGCATCGGTGGCGGCGGTGTCAACGCCGTCAACCGCATGATCGAGCACGGCCTCAAGGGGGTCGAGTTCATCGCGATCAACACCGACGCGCAAGCGCTGTTGATGAGCGATGCTGACGTCAAGCTCGACGTCGGCCGCGATTCGACCCGCGGCCTGGGCGCCGGTGCGGACCCCGATGTGGGCCGCAAGGCTGCCGAGGACGCCAAGGACGAGATCGAGGAGCTGCTCAAGGGCGCCGACATGGTCTTCGTCACCGCAGGTGAAGGTGGTGGCACGGGTACCGGCGGCGCACCGGTGGTGGCCAGTATCGCCCGCAAGCTCGGCGCGCTGACCATCGGCGTGGTCACCCGGCCGTTCTCGTTCGAGGGAAAGCGCCGCAGCGGTCAGGCCGAGCTGGGTATCGGCTCGCTGCGTGAAAGCTGCGACACCCTCATCGTCATCCCCAACGACCGTCTGCTGCAGATGGGTGACGCCGCGGTATCGCTCATGGACGCGTTCCGCAGCGCCGACGAGGTGCTGCTCAACGGTGTTCAGGGCATCACCGATCTCATCACCACGCCGGGTCTGATCAACGTCGACTTCGCCGACGTCAAGAGCGTCATGTCGGGTGCCGGCAGCGCCCTGATGGGCATCGGGTCATCGCGGGGCGATGGCCGCGCGCTCAAAGCCGCCGAGACCGCCATCAATTCACCGCTGCTCGAGGCCTCCATGGAGGGTGCTCAGGGCGTGCTGATGTCGATCGCCGGTGGCAGCGACCTGGGGCTGTTCGAGATCAACGAGGCGGCCTCGCTGGTGCAGGAGTCGGCGCACCCGGAAGCGAACATCATCTTCGGAACCGTCATCGACGATTCCTTGGGCGACGAGGTGCGGGTCACCGTCATCGCCGCCGGTTTCGACGCCGGTGGTCCGAGTCGCAAGCCGATTACCCCGGGTGGTGCCGCGGCGCCCGGGACGGTCGCCCCCGGTAAGGCAGGTGAGGTGAACGGCTCGCGCACCAACGGCACCAGCATCTTCGACACCATCGACGCGCAGAGCCTGCCCAGGGATACCAACGGGTCGACGGTGACGCTCGGCGGCGGCGACGAGGACGATGTCGACGTGCCACCCTTCATGCGGCGATGA
- the pgeF gene encoding peptidoglycan editing factor PgeF, which yields MGFRVRRVTTTRRGGVSRAPFDSFNLGDHVGDDPDAVAANRSRLAGALGVPDDHLIWMQQVHGDHVHRVEGPGTSVIPETDALVTSEPGIALAVLTADCVPVLFADAAAGVVAGAHAGRVGAKLGIVPRTIEAMVAAGAQVERISAFLGPAVSGSHYEVPAEMAADVEQALPGSRTTTSTGTPGLDLRAGIARQLSGLGVTAIDIDPRCTVEDTDLFSYRREPRTGRLASVIWLS from the coding sequence ATGGGTTTTCGAGTTCGACGCGTTACCACCACCCGTCGCGGTGGAGTGTCTCGTGCGCCGTTTGACAGCTTCAATCTCGGCGATCATGTCGGCGACGATCCGGATGCGGTGGCGGCCAACCGGTCCCGGCTCGCCGGTGCCCTGGGGGTGCCCGACGATCATCTGATCTGGATGCAACAGGTTCACGGTGACCACGTGCACCGGGTCGAGGGGCCCGGTACCTCCGTCATTCCGGAGACCGACGCGCTGGTGACCAGTGAACCGGGTATCGCGCTGGCAGTGCTGACCGCCGATTGTGTGCCGGTGCTCTTCGCCGACGCGGCCGCGGGTGTGGTGGCGGGTGCTCATGCCGGACGAGTGGGCGCCAAACTCGGCATCGTGCCGCGGACCATCGAGGCGATGGTCGCCGCTGGGGCGCAGGTGGAACGCATCTCGGCCTTTCTGGGGCCGGCGGTGAGCGGCAGCCACTACGAGGTGCCCGCTGAGATGGCCGCCGATGTGGAGCAGGCATTGCCGGGCAGCCGTACCACCACGTCCACCGGAACTCCCGGTCTGGATCTGCGCGCCGGAATCGCCCGGCAGCTTTCCGGATTGGGTGTGACGGCAATCGATATCGACCCGCGGTGCACGGTGGAGGACACCGATTTGTTCAGTTATCGCCGGGAGCCGCGCACCGGTCGACTGGCGTCGGTGATCTGGCTCAGCTGA
- a CDS encoding ArsR/SmtB family transcription factor, whose protein sequence is MTAVIDDDLWAAVGDPTRRRVFDLILSDGMATATTLSDRLPVTRQAVTKHLAVLDKAGLVHATANGREKQYRANAEQVARIAEQLTAVGAAWDRRLARIKQIAESLQNTEKAE, encoded by the coding sequence ATGACGGCCGTCATCGACGACGACCTGTGGGCGGCGGTCGGCGACCCGACGCGGCGTCGGGTCTTCGATCTCATCCTCAGTGACGGTATGGCGACCGCGACCACGCTGAGCGACCGTCTTCCGGTCACCCGCCAGGCCGTGACCAAACATCTCGCAGTTCTCGACAAGGCCGGCCTGGTCCACGCCACCGCCAACGGCCGAGAGAAGCAGTACCGCGCCAATGCAGAGCAGGTCGCACGCATCGCCGAGCAGCTCACCGCGGTGGGTGCCGCATGGGATCGACGGCTGGCACGCATCAAGCAGATCGCCGAGAGCCTGCAGAACACCGAGAAGGCCGAATAG
- a CDS encoding YggT family protein, with protein MALFFEIIGYALLLFCLLLFARIVIETIQSISRDWHPRGATVVILELIFTITDPPVRLLRRLIPPLSLGAVRFDLSITLLLLVGFFGMRVAFLMAAG; from the coding sequence TTGGCGCTGTTCTTTGAGATCATTGGCTACGCGCTTTTGCTCTTCTGTTTGCTGCTGTTCGCGCGCATAGTGATCGAGACCATTCAGTCCATTAGCCGTGATTGGCATCCGCGGGGTGCCACGGTGGTGATTCTGGAGCTCATCTTCACCATCACCGACCCGCCGGTGCGGTTATTGCGTCGTCTCATTCCGCCGCTGTCCCTTGGTGCGGTGCGATTCGACCTATCCATTACTTTGCTGCTTTTGGTCGGATTCTTTGGCATGCGGGTGGCGTTCCTGATGGCGGCTGGCTAA
- a CDS encoding DUF899 domain-containing protein, whose product MKTPAIVPAQEWEHAHQQMLAEEKAFTRARDALAAKRRRMPWTEVDSSYRFEGPEGAVSLLDLFQGRRQLIVYRAFIDPGTGDWPEHGCIGCSLMADHIGNLAHLNARDTTLVYVSRGSQADLERIKTRMGWQIPWYTMVPESTFDRDFGVEDWHGTNAFIREGDRVFRTYFINNRGDEAFNNTWTFLDMTALGRQETWEDSPQGYPQSPAYEWWDWHDTYGAHEPSRWFGDPDPDDPHDPRPAKPCH is encoded by the coding sequence ATGAAGACACCCGCCATCGTGCCGGCACAAGAATGGGAACACGCCCATCAGCAGATGCTCGCCGAGGAGAAGGCATTCACCCGAGCTCGCGACGCCTTGGCCGCCAAGCGCCGACGCATGCCCTGGACCGAGGTAGACAGCTCGTACCGTTTCGAGGGCCCCGAGGGCGCGGTGAGCCTGCTCGACCTGTTCCAGGGCCGGCGCCAGCTCATCGTGTACCGCGCCTTCATCGATCCCGGCACGGGCGATTGGCCCGAACACGGATGCATCGGCTGCTCGCTGATGGCCGACCACATCGGCAATCTGGCTCATCTGAATGCCCGCGACACCACCCTGGTCTACGTCTCGCGCGGATCCCAGGCCGATCTGGAACGCATCAAGACCCGCATGGGGTGGCAGATCCCTTGGTACACCATGGTTCCCGAGAGCACCTTCGACCGGGATTTCGGTGTCGAAGACTGGCACGGAACCAACGCGTTCATCCGCGAAGGCGACCGCGTGTTTCGCACCTACTTCATCAACAACCGCGGGGACGAGGCCTTCAACAACACCTGGACATTCCTCGACATGACGGCGCTGGGCCGTCAGGAGACGTGGGAAGACTCGCCGCAGGGCTATCCACAGTCCCCCGCATATGAATGGTGGGACTGGCATGACACATACGGGGCACACGAACCGTCACGCTGGTTCGGAGACCCGGACCCCGACGATCCGCACGATCCGAGGCCGGCCAAGCCGTGCCACTAA
- a CDS encoding SRPBCC family protein, whose amino-acid sequence MSYERIERELHVDATPEVVFSVISRPEHMRQWWPDEAEFAPTPGTRGEISFHGEEPDQIHVFGLTLVDVDPPRRFSFRWCYPEGHTANPENSLLVTFDLTPSGTGTRVRMTEVGFRDQGRTESEVAEQYEAHEEGWAQHLPRLAPCALELAGRS is encoded by the coding sequence ATGTCATACGAACGGATCGAGCGAGAGCTTCATGTCGACGCGACGCCAGAGGTGGTTTTCTCCGTCATCAGCCGCCCGGAGCATATGAGGCAGTGGTGGCCCGACGAGGCCGAGTTCGCCCCGACCCCCGGGACGCGGGGTGAGATCTCCTTCCACGGCGAGGAGCCAGACCAGATCCACGTCTTCGGGCTCACGCTCGTCGACGTGGATCCGCCGCGGCGGTTCTCGTTCCGTTGGTGTTATCCGGAGGGGCACACGGCGAATCCTGAAAATTCGCTACTGGTCACTTTTGACCTGACACCGTCGGGCACGGGCACACGCGTGCGGATGACCGAGGTCGGCTTTCGGGACCAGGGCCGGACGGAGTCGGAGGTCGCCGAGCAGTACGAGGCCCACGAGGAGGGTTGGGCACAGCACCTGCCCCGGCTGGCTCCCTGTGCTCTGGAGCTGGCGGGCCGATCATGA
- a CDS encoding M15 family metallopeptidase gives MSRGAIVGLAAATTLTLSACHGAGPAVSGHSDAVATIVLVTAQTTVPPLSTPSTLGEEPDGGALSAPVSPFDTSSLAVIRLDPPLLRAVQDAATSASADGVALVITSGWRSRAFQQQLLDDAVQTYGSLAVARQWVATPDESHHVSGKAVDIGPASAYGWMLAHSTQFGLCQVFANEKWHYELTADAEGQCPPLRTNAAG, from the coding sequence ATGTCGCGTGGTGCAATCGTGGGCCTGGCCGCCGCCACGACGCTCACCTTGTCGGCATGCCACGGCGCGGGCCCGGCCGTGAGCGGCCATTCCGACGCGGTGGCCACCATCGTTCTGGTGACGGCCCAGACGACCGTTCCGCCCCTGTCGACGCCCAGTACGCTCGGCGAGGAGCCGGACGGAGGCGCATTGTCCGCGCCGGTCAGTCCGTTCGACACCTCCTCGTTGGCGGTCATCAGGCTGGACCCGCCGCTCCTGCGAGCGGTCCAGGACGCCGCGACCAGCGCCTCGGCCGACGGGGTGGCACTCGTGATCACGTCCGGCTGGCGTTCGAGGGCATTTCAGCAGCAGCTGCTCGATGATGCGGTACAGACATACGGCAGCCTTGCGGTGGCCCGACAATGGGTGGCCACTCCGGATGAATCGCATCATGTGTCGGGCAAGGCCGTCGACATAGGTCCCGCCTCGGCCTACGGCTGGATGCTGGCGCACAGCACTCAATTCGGTCTGTGTCAGGTCTTCGCCAACGAGAAGTGGCACTACGAGCTGACTGCGGATGCCGAAGGGCAGTGTCCGCCGCTGCGGACTAACGCGGCAGGTTAG
- a CDS encoding cell division protein FtsQ/DivIB — translation MSKPDGTSEGPSEDAVDAVDADQVSIEADEISEESAAAPVEEGDVTADDAEGPRMRARRERMERREAQRRAIALEQARREAKAAAKGKYVDQGKGAGRGKVQGLQTLLLAVLLALIAVGLGAILYFTPLMSVRQTVVTGTGVVTQEDVLGALNIPKGTRLLQIDTAAAADRVASIRRVASARVQCEYPSTLRVTIVERVPVAAWTGGDGTHLIDRDGVDFGTEPPPPGIPALDVVAPGPQDPTTKAALQVLTSLAPDLARQVAKIAAPSVSSITLTLDDGRTIVWGTTERTAEKAEKLGALLTQPGRNYDVSSPDLPTVK, via the coding sequence ATGAGCAAGCCGGACGGGACTTCCGAAGGTCCGTCCGAGGACGCGGTGGATGCGGTGGATGCGGATCAGGTGTCCATCGAGGCCGACGAGATCAGCGAGGAATCCGCCGCTGCGCCGGTCGAGGAGGGCGATGTCACCGCGGACGACGCCGAGGGGCCGCGCATGCGGGCCCGGCGCGAGCGGATGGAGCGCCGGGAGGCCCAGCGCCGCGCGATCGCCCTGGAGCAGGCTCGTCGTGAGGCGAAGGCGGCGGCCAAGGGCAAGTACGTCGACCAGGGCAAGGGGGCCGGCCGCGGCAAGGTCCAGGGTCTGCAGACTCTGCTCTTGGCGGTTCTTCTCGCGCTGATCGCGGTGGGTCTCGGGGCGATTCTGTATTTCACGCCGCTGATGTCGGTACGCCAGACCGTGGTGACCGGCACCGGAGTGGTCACCCAAGAAGATGTCCTTGGCGCACTGAACATCCCGAAGGGCACCAGACTGCTGCAGATCGACACCGCCGCCGCCGCGGACCGGGTGGCGAGCATCCGTAGGGTGGCCAGCGCCCGCGTGCAATGCGAGTACCCGTCGACGTTGCGCGTCACGATCGTCGAACGGGTTCCCGTCGCGGCCTGGACCGGCGGCGACGGGACGCACCTGATAGACCGTGACGGGGTGGATTTCGGCACCGAACCGCCGCCGCCGGGCATCCCGGCGCTGGATGTGGTGGCTCCCGGCCCGCAGGACCCGACCACCAAGGCGGCGCTGCAGGTGCTCACCTCGCTGGCACCCGACCTGGCGCGGCAGGTCGCCAAGATCGCGGCGCCGTCGGTGTCGTCGATCACGCTGACGCTCGACGACGGGCGCACCATCGTGTGGGGGACCACCGAGCGGACCGCGGAAAAGGCCGAAAAGCTCGGTGCGTTGCTCACGCAGCCCGGCCGCAACTACGACGTCTCCAGCCCGGATCTGCCCACCGTCAAGTAG